One window from the genome of Oscillospiraceae bacterium encodes:
- a CDS encoding Ig-like domain-containing protein, with amino-acid sequence MKKSIKIGISVILVISVCLLPSAVFSAAVLGTDAGPNIREPEDVKTFWDQRHTLGEFETLYKELAATYPDTVKLYSIGHTWEERPLWCLEISADVRSPQTAGKTPIALIGNIHGGEQESGESVAYTAWWLPSAYAAGDPEAKRAMEGYVTYVIPVMNPDGYANSFHRGTRQNMRPMDKNDIGGPYSDSYVDLNDDGKIGQMYLGGTADTPPASRPSANLLGYESRDSDGNGIFGDDLKGSNIDLNRSFDYLWNFYRPYETPSKGANAWSSAGPDAATEPEVRAIQNFLTAHPPAALISAHTGIQCVLYPWCYAPNDEATNMPAEDVAFFETTGEAMRATYEKTVQTVRPNARFYVKQSYYDYPTSAELIDWAYGRLGTHAYTVEVYSAGTPTANPANDSHYRWDDAAWSSSFQDKWDYLGTVTDGQRGTAQKRYENVWIYTSAAQQRLGEAPPDQQIMGEGFKDCALTMIFSEPARTPHADAPEWLKWEIGLVDEPVAYEGTAYDITVSAGRGGTVAGAGRYTPGESVTVAAAPEENYVFEGWYENGIKLTQAEAIYVFNAVVDRYLEARFERLTPLATYAEAHSSARISLRMKQKSQLNFRTDSESYEFASSNPTVVTVDESGQLTGLKAGTALVTIHTTDGSDITSGVVVSVS; translated from the coding sequence TTGAAAAAGTCAATCAAAATCGGGATCAGCGTGATCCTCGTCATATCCGTCTGCCTGCTTCCGTCCGCGGTCTTCTCCGCCGCCGTGCTGGGGACCGATGCGGGGCCGAACATCCGCGAGCCCGAGGACGTCAAGACGTTCTGGGATCAAAGACATACACTGGGGGAGTTTGAGACCCTCTACAAGGAACTCGCGGCGACGTATCCAGACACCGTCAAACTGTACTCCATCGGCCACACCTGGGAGGAGCGTCCGCTGTGGTGTTTGGAGATCTCGGCGGATGTGCGTTCCCCGCAGACCGCCGGTAAGACGCCGATCGCCCTGATTGGCAACATTCACGGCGGTGAGCAGGAGAGCGGGGAGAGCGTGGCCTACACGGCCTGGTGGCTGCCCTCCGCCTATGCGGCCGGCGACCCGGAGGCCAAGCGGGCCATGGAGGGGTATGTCACCTATGTCATTCCCGTCATGAACCCGGACGGCTACGCCAATTCGTTCCACCGCGGTACCCGTCAGAACATGCGGCCCATGGATAAAAACGACATTGGCGGGCCATACAGCGATTCCTATGTGGACTTGAACGACGACGGAAAGATCGGCCAGATGTATCTGGGCGGTACGGCTGACACGCCGCCGGCCAGTCGGCCGAGCGCCAACTTGCTGGGCTATGAGAGCCGCGACAGCGACGGAAACGGTATATTCGGAGACGACTTGAAGGGCAGCAACATCGACCTGAACCGGTCTTTCGACTATCTATGGAACTTCTACCGGCCCTATGAGACGCCCTCGAAGGGCGCGAACGCCTGGTCCTCGGCGGGGCCCGATGCGGCCACCGAGCCGGAGGTGCGGGCGATTCAAAATTTCCTCACTGCGCATCCGCCCGCCGCACTGATCTCGGCCCACACGGGCATCCAGTGTGTGTTGTACCCCTGGTGCTATGCGCCGAACGACGAAGCAACGAACATGCCTGCGGAGGACGTCGCCTTCTTTGAGACGACGGGAGAGGCCATGCGGGCGACCTATGAGAAGACAGTGCAGACCGTGCGGCCCAACGCCCGCTTCTACGTCAAGCAGTCCTACTACGACTACCCGACCTCTGCGGAGCTGATCGACTGGGCCTATGGGCGTCTGGGTACCCACGCCTACACCGTGGAAGTGTACAGTGCCGGTACCCCCACGGCCAACCCCGCCAACGACAGCCATTACCGCTGGGACGACGCGGCCTGGAGCAGCAGTTTCCAAGATAAATGGGATTATCTGGGAACTGTGACGGATGGACAGCGCGGCACGGCTCAGAAACGCTATGAGAACGTCTGGATCTACACATCCGCCGCCCAGCAGCGTCTGGGTGAGGCGCCGCCGGATCAGCAGATCATGGGCGAGGGTTTCAAGGATTGCGCGCTGACGATGATCTTCAGCGAGCCGGCCCGCACGCCGCACGCGGACGCGCCTGAGTGGCTGAAATGGGAGATCGGCCTTGTGGACGAGCCTGTAGCCTACGAGGGCACAGCCTATGATATCACGGTTTCGGCAGGCAGGGGCGGCACGGTGGCCGGCGCCGGCCGGTACACGCCGGGCGAGAGCGTCACGGTGGCGGCCGCACCGGAGGAGAACTATGTGTTCGAAGGCTGGTATGAGAATGGCATCAAGCTGACCCAGGCGGAGGCGATCTATGTCTTCAACGCGGTGGTAGACCGGTACCTTGAGGCGCGGTTTGAACGGCTGACGCCGCTTGCCACTTACGCTGAAGCGCACAGTTCGGCCCGCATCTCTCTCCGCATGAAGCAGAAGAGTCAGCTCAATTTCCGAACCGACAGTGAGAGCTATGAATT